One part of the Glycine soja cultivar W05 chromosome 11, ASM419377v2, whole genome shotgun sequence genome encodes these proteins:
- the LOC114372913 gene encoding albumin-1-like produces MQEGTSSAKLTTHLNKKSRTMAYARLAPFAVFLLATSIMFPTKIEAADCNGACSPFEMPPCRSSDCRCVPIALFVGFCIHPTGLSSVAKMIDEHPNLCQSDDECMKKGSGNFCARYPNNYIDYGWCFDSDSEALKGFLAMPRAITK; encoded by the exons atgcaagAAGGAACAAGCAGTGCAAAACTCACAACACATCTAAacaaaaaatcaagaacaatgGCTTATGCTAGGCTTGCTCCTTTTGCTGTCTTCTTGCTTGCCACTTCCA TAATGTTCCCAACGAAGATAGAAGCAGCAGATTGTAATGGTGCATGTTCACCTTTCGAGATGCCACCGTGCCGCTCAAGTGACTGTCGTTGTGTCCCTATTGCACTATTTGTTGGTTTCTGCATACATCCAACTGGACTTTCATCTGTTGCGAAGATGATCGACGAACATCCCAACTTATGTCAATCTgatgatgaatgcatgaagaaaggaAGTGGCAATTTTTGTGCTCGTTACCCTAATAATTATATCGATTATGGATGGTGTTTTGACTCTGATTCTGAAGCACTGAAAGGCTTCTTGGCCATGCCTAGGGCAATCACCAAGTAA
- the LOC114375492 gene encoding albumin-1 translates to MAYARLAPMAVFLLATSTIMFPTKIEAADCNGACSPFEMPPCRSRDCRCVPIGLVAGFCIHPTGLSSVAKMIDEHPNLCQSDDECMKKGSGNFCARYPNNYIDYGWCFDSDSEALKGFLAMPRATTK, encoded by the exons atgGCTTATGCTAGGCTTGCTCCTATGGCTGTCTTCTTGCTTGCCACTTCCACCA TAATGTTCCCAACGAAGATAGAAGCAGCAGATTGTAATGGTGCATGTTCACCTTTCGAGATGCCACCGTGCCGCTCACGTGATTGTCGTTGTGTCCCTATAGGACTAGTTGCTGGTTTCTGCATACATCCAACTGGACTTTCATCTGTTGCGAAGATGATCGACGAACATCCCAACTTATGTCAATCTgatgatgaatgcatgaagaaaggaAGTGGCAATTTTTGCGCTCGTTACCCTAATAATTATATCGATTATGGATGGTGTTTTGATTCTGATTCTGAAGCACTGAAAGGCTTCTTGGCCATGCCTAGGGCAACCACCAAGTAA